In Acidobacteriota bacterium, a single genomic region encodes these proteins:
- the rsmA gene encoding ribosomal RNA small subunit methyltransferase A yields MGQHFLSDGEMVRRIIELHQPSKEEIHLEIGAGRGELTSSLAEKVGFLYAVEFDRELIPSLKEKMKERKNVRIIKGDILKIDIRKLVSEEKRLSRKLRVIGNLPYNIATKIIAHILSYRDIISDLTFTLQKELAERMVAKPRSKAYGELSLFIQYHLEPKVCFFIPKRAFTPPPKVENVLIRFRVREEPLVKVADEKEFFRLIRISFAQRRKTIENNLIPYLRLSRDEVRRVLEKAGIPYRFRAEEIDIAGFSRLLDTIKQNRKEKEGGR; encoded by the coding sequence TTGGGACAACATTTCCTCTCCGATGGGGAGATGGTGAGGAGGATAATCGAACTCCATCAGCCGAGCAAAGAGGAGATCCATCTCGAGATAGGAGCGGGAAGGGGGGAACTTACCTCCTCGCTTGCGGAAAAAGTCGGCTTCCTCTACGCGGTTGAATTCGATCGAGAATTAATACCCTCTTTAAAAGAAAAGATGAAAGAAAGGAAGAATGTGCGAATAATCAAAGGGGATATCCTGAAGATCGACATCAGGAAGCTGGTCTCAGAAGAAAAACGCCTCTCCAGAAAGCTCAGGGTCATCGGGAACCTCCCCTACAACATCGCCACCAAGATAATAGCCCATATCCTTAGCTATCGCGATATCATCTCAGACCTCACCTTTACCCTGCAGAAGGAGCTAGCAGAGAGGATGGTCGCAAAGCCGAGAAGCAAGGCTTATGGGGAACTCTCCCTATTCATCCAATACCACCTCGAGCCGAAGGTATGCTTCTTTATTCCAAAAAGAGCCTTTACCCCTCCTCCAAAGGTGGAAAATGTGCTCATCCGATTCCGGGTTCGTGAAGAACCGTTAGTGAAGGTGGCTGATGAGAAGGAGTTTTTCCGACTCATCCGTATCTCGTTCGCCCAAAGGAGGAAGACGATCGAAAACAACCTCATTCCCTATTTGAGGCTGTCCCGGGATGAAGTAAGAAGGGTGCTCGAAAAAGCGGGAATACCTTACCGCTTCCGGGCAGAGGAGATCGATATTGCCGGGTTTTCCCGGCTTCTTGATACCATAAAGCAAAATAGGAAAGAAAAAGAAGGAGGAAGATGA